Proteins encoded together in one Lepisosteus oculatus isolate fLepOcu1 chromosome 2, fLepOcu1.hap2, whole genome shotgun sequence window:
- the adat2 gene encoding tRNA-specific adenosine deaminase 2, producing MMGTEYEESFPGEKSTNHFQPSSEEIQGWMQRAFDMSKEALENGEVPVGCLMVYNNEILGKGRNEVNETKNATRHAEMVALDQVLEWCRDNGRDSREVLDQTVLYVTVEPCIMCAGALRLLKIPLVVYGCKNERFGGCGSVLNIPEDELPHTGTPYKCISGYRAEEAVEMLKTFYKQENPNAPKSKVRKKD from the exons ATGATGGGGACGGAATATGAAGAAAGTTTTCCGGGCGAGAAAAGTACTAACCACTTTCAGCCCTCTTCGGAAGAAATACAGGGCTGGATGCAGAGAGCTTTCGATATG TCTAAAGAAGCCTTAGAGAATGGAGAGGTGCCTGTGGGATGTCTCATGGTGTACAACAATGAGATTTTGGGAAAAGGGAGAAATGAAGTCAACGAAACAAAAAAC GCAACACGGCATGCAGAGATGGTAGCGTTGGACCAGGTACTGGAGTGGTGTCGTGACAATGGCAGGGATTCCAGAGAGGTGTTGGACCAGACTGTCCTGTATGTCACTGTGGAGCCGTGCATTATGTGTGCGGGAGCACTTCGTTTATTGA aaaTCCCACTAGTGGTTTATGGTTGCAAAAATGAGAGGTTTGGTGGCTGTGGGTCAGTGCTCAACATCCCTGAAGATGAATTACCACACACTGGAACACCATATAAG TGTATTTCAGGATACAGAGCAGAGGAAGCTGtggaaatgttaaaaacattttacaaacaaGAAAACCCAAACG CTCCTAAATCTAAAGTCAGAAAGAAGGACTAA